TCAGAAGGTTTATAATTTCTAATCTTGCATCAGATGCTAAAGCTTCAAAGAGAATTTTTGCTTCTTTGAGATTGTCTATTTGTTTCATGATTTTTATTCCACCCTTTTTTATAGATTTGAACATTTTTATTTTAGCTGGTTTTAAAATAATTTGCAAGAAATGAGCAAAAGCTTATGAACTTAAACTGAGTTAGCTTGTATGTGGACAAGTTTTTATTAAAAGTTTTAATAACAAACTTGATTTTTATGAATGCTATCTATATAATTTAACTAAAAATATTTTAATTAAGAATAAATAAAAATACGTGTATTGAGAATTTGCTTAAAAAGGTCTTAAAATAATTTACAAAAGGAGGAAATATATGAAAAAAGCAAAAGTCATCTACGATAAGGAGTTCGTAATCGGGCAAGTAGACAAGAGAATCTACGGTTCATTTTTAGAACACATGGGAAGAGCAATATACACAGGAATCTATGAACCAGACCATCCGCAGGCTGATGAAATGGGGTTTAGAAAGGATGTTTTAGAACTTGTTCGCAAGCTGAATGTTCCTATTGTAAGATATCCTGGCGGCAATTTTGTGTCGGGGTATAACTGGGAAGACGGTATTGGTCCAAAAGAAAAAAGACCGAGAAGACTTGAGCTTGCGTGGAGAGCCATCGAGACAAATGAGGTTGGTGTAAACGAATTTGTTGAATGGGCAAAAAGAGCAAACACCTCTGTTATGATGACAGTAAACCTTGGCACACGAGGAATTGACGCTGCAAGAAACTTAGTTGAGTATTGCAACTTCCCAGGCGGTACATACTACAGTGATTTGAGACGTCAGCATGGTTATCAGCAGCCACACAACATAAAAGTATGGTGTCTTGGTAACGAGATGGACGGGGACTGGCAGATAGGTCATAAAACTGCATATGAGTATGGAAGGCTTGCAAGAGAGACAGCAAAGGTTATGAAGTGGATAGATCCGAGTATTGAGCTTGTTGCAGCGGGAAGCTCAGGTCCCAAAATGCCAACATTTCCTGAGTGGGAAGCAATTGTTTTGGACCACACATATGACCTTGTAGATTATGTGTCGCTACATGTATACTATGGAAATCCTGAAAAAGACACAAAGAATTTTGTTGCAAAATCGCTTGAAATGGAAGAGTTTATCAAAACAGTTATATCAACAATTGACTATGTAAAGGCTAAAAAGAGAAGCAAAAAGGTTGTCAATATCTCATTTGACGAATGGAATGTATGGTACCATGCTCATCTTGAGGGGAAAGACCAGAAAGCAGAACCCTGGGCACAAGTTCGTGCTATTGCTGAAGAAGATTATGTGTTCGAAGATGCAA
The sequence above is drawn from the Caldicellulosiruptor bescii DSM 6725 genome and encodes:
- the arfA gene encoding arabinosylfuranosidase ArfA, which produces MKKAKVIYDKEFVIGQVDKRIYGSFLEHMGRAIYTGIYEPDHPQADEMGFRKDVLELVRKLNVPIVRYPGGNFVSGYNWEDGIGPKEKRPRRLELAWRAIETNEVGVNEFVEWAKRANTSVMMTVNLGTRGIDAARNLVEYCNFPGGTYYSDLRRQHGYQQPHNIKVWCLGNEMDGDWQIGHKTAYEYGRLARETAKVMKWIDPSIELVAAGSSGPKMPTFPEWEAIVLDHTYDLVDYVSLHVYYGNPEKDTKNFVAKSLEMEEFIKTVISTIDYVKAKKRSKKVVNISFDEWNVWYHAHLEGKDQKAEPWAQVRAIAEEDYVFEDAILVGCMLIALLKHCDRVKMACMAQLVNVIAPITTVKGGIAYRQVIYYPFMHAANFGHGVALLPKVNSPKYDSKDFTDVPYIETVATYNEEKDEITIFAVNRDLEEEMQVEFKLDGFEGFEVVEHIVYESDDIYKGNTQDKPDNVVPHKGGNSKIEGNVLTSILPKFSWNVIRLKKKEN